The following are encoded together in the Microcaecilia unicolor chromosome 12, aMicUni1.1, whole genome shotgun sequence genome:
- the LOC115481621 gene encoding nicotinamide N-methyltransferase-like, whose product MASHFTDKETYQKDFDSKAYLEMYYAAENGHLFKDEYLKFILKNLFNTFTSGGVKGNLLIDIGTGPTIYQLLSACESFKEIIATDYTDRNRQELETWLKKEPGAFDWSSVVKSVCELEGDREKWAEKEDKLRRTVAQVLKCDVTEKNPLDPLVLPHADCLLTCLCLEGACKDQDTFCCALRNISSLLKPGGHLVMGGVLGSNMYMVGEKPFSGLPLDREFLEKAVSDGGYVVEKFEVQPRSDMTGFHLSPHNAAFFVLARKMSLQ is encoded by the exons ATGGCTTCACACTTCACCGATAAGGAAACTTATCAGAAGGATTTTGACTCCAAAGCCTACCTGGAGATGTATTAtgctgctgaaaacgggcatctTTTTAAAGATGAGTATCTGAAATTCATACTGAAGAATCTCTTTAATACTTTCACTTCAG GGGGTGTAAAAGGGAATCTCCTTATAGACATCGGTACCGGTCCTACCATCTACCAGCTACTTTCAGCCTGCGAGTCCTTCAAAGAAATAATTGCCACAGATTACACGGATCGGAACCGGCAGGAGCTTGAGACATGGCTGAAGAAAGAGCCGGGAGCCTTTGACTGGAGCTCAGTTGTGAAGTCTGTCTGTGAACTGGAAGGCGACAG GGAAAAGTGGGCAGAGAAGGAAGACAAGCTGCGGAGAACGGTGGCACAAGTTCTGAAGTGTGACGTTACTGAGAAGAACCCTCTGGATCCACTGGTCCTCCCTCATGCTGACTGTCTACTAACATGCCTGTGTCTGGAAGGTGCTTGTAAGGACCAGGACACTTTCTGCTGTGCCCTGAGGAATATCTCTTCACTGTTGAAACCGGGAGGGCATTTAGTAATGGGTGGCGTGTTAGGATCAAACATGTATATGGTTGGAGAGAAACCGTTTTCAGGGTTGCCCTTAGACAGGGAATTTTTGGAGAAAGCTGTCTCTGATGGAGGCTATGTAGTAGAAAAGTTTGAAGTGCAGCCCCGAAGTGATATGACAGGATTTCACTTGTCCCCTCATAATGCTGCCTTCTTTGTTCTTGCTCGAAAGATGAGCCTTCAGTAG